One genomic region from Cryptococcus gattii WM276 chromosome C, complete sequence encodes:
- a CDS encoding glutathione transferase, putative (Similar to TIGR gene model, INSD accession AAW42415.1): MDEEDGPLSSEPCTPPLSPSDTVSSVGMTREVSSSSTSSSGSEGDSEDVIVTPSPHRPSYQRRTSPSSYFSLDPRRSKKGSRSRSLGVPLSGLIEPMWKLEEKEKSDVDVKSKGTNRLLEPFKMTLPTKKATDIRYVLDEDSFVLAHVPTKIVSLSAFKPRLPRVPRWQRPIVIAVMSVLLFGSLCMISWFQQSLINAERSIAVRQGEWMVKYAAMAKAESNEMIDTEPGYKPAMPQHHPLKGQWKLSKRVGDDQKPFKEISLHMTKDEELAALMSFIVGTTANTLPPIDPENELSLEGFLPFNPRSPHAKAELEELVRTQWEVNPIMILGNMRDPMMREARALFKRYNVKPAPFYVDIDQRPDSAYLSATLEHILGKQTGPYVLLAGKNIGSTSKLLELETKEALIGTVKNTGASIAKKLKRNKHQKEEERKENQRVLGPKRIEIA; encoded by the exons ATGGATGAGGAGGACGGGCCTCTTTCCTCTGAGCCCTGTACACCCCCTCTTTCACCTTCGGATACAGTTTCCTCGGTCGGGATGACGCGCGAAGTctcgtcttcttctacAAGCTCCAGTGGTTCTGAGGGTGATTCTGAGGATGTCATTGTTACCCCTTCCCCTCATCGCCCGTCCTATCAGCGTCGAACGTCGCCAAGCAGTTATTTCAGTCTTGATCCCCGTAGGTCCAAGAAGGGTTCTCGGTCAAGGTCCCTCGGTGTTCCACTAAGCGGACTAATTGAACCCATGTGGAAACtagaggagaaggagaagtcTGACGTCGACGTCAAATCTAAAGGTACAAACAGGCTTCTTGAACCTTTCAAGATGACACTTCCTACCAAA AAAGCTACCGATATACGATATGTTCTCGACGAGGATTCATTCGTTCTTGCTCATGTGCCCACAAAGATCGTGTCACTTTCTGCCTTCAAGCCTCGTCTTCCTCGGGTGCCCAGATGGCAACGGCCCATCGTCATTGCTGTCATGTCTGTTCTTCTTTTTGGCTCTCTTTGCATGATTTCCTGGTTCCAGCAGTCACTCATCAATGCTGAGCGTTCAATAGCGGTCAGGCAAGGGGAGTGGATGGTAAAATATGCTGCAATGGCCAAAGCCGAGTCAAAT GAAATGATCGACACGGAGCCCGGCTATAAACCAGCGATGCCACAGCATCACCCTCTCAAAGGCCAGTGGAAGCTTTCAAAACGTGTTGGCGACGATCAGAAACCTTTCAAGGAGATCAGCCTTCACATGACTAAAGACGAGGAATTGGCCGCCTTAATGAGCTTCATTGTCGGTACCACCGCCAACACACTTCCTCCTATCGACCCCGAAAACGAACTCTCTCTTGAGGGATTCTTACCTTTCAATCCTCGCTCGCCCCACGCCAAGGCTGAACTCGAAGAGCTGGTTCGCACCCAGTGGGAAGTTAATCCCATCATGATCCTAGGCAACATGCGCGACCCCATGATGCGTGAGGCGCGAGCTCTGTTCAAGAGGTACAATGTCAAACCTGCTCCCTTCTATGTTGACATCGATCAACGGCCAGATTCCGCCTATCTCTCTGCAACTCTTGAGCACATTCTTGGCAAGCAAACTGGTCCTTATGTGCTGCTTGCAGGCAAAAACATCGGCAGCACGTCCAAGCTTCTTGAGCTTGAGACGAAAGAAGCCCTTATTGGTACTGTCAAGAACACAGGAGCTTCCATAGCTAAgaagttgaagaggaaTAAACATcagaaagaggaagagcgGAAGGAGAATCAGCGAGTCCTGGGCCCTAAACGGATTGAAATAGCCTGA